Proteins from a genomic interval of Equus quagga isolate Etosha38 chromosome 13, UCLA_HA_Equagga_1.0, whole genome shotgun sequence:
- the IER5 gene encoding immediate early response gene 5 protein produces the protein MEFKLEAHRIVSISLGKIYNSRGQRGGIKLHKNLLVSLVLRSARQVYLSDPCPGLYLAGSPVPPPQPGEPAAGPPAGWGEPPPPAARAAWPEPETPPERPAGPDARRAVDAEPAAPGAGDTLQGGEAAATAEAAWRRAEIPRAAAAGGAGDPAGGADVCPEGPRAAHRPCACPPGGEAGPGALSCAPRPAKDERPVPPPGCPRKRGAAAGDGPADCPAPGSSPLKKPRRHPEEPAGGAAAEEEEMETGNVANLISIFGSSFSGLLRKSPAGGREEAEAEESGPEAAEPGQICCDQPVLRDINPWSTAIVAF, from the coding sequence ATGGAGTTCAAGCTGGAGGCTCACCGCATCGTCAGCATCTCGCTGGGCAAGATCTACAACTCGCGGGGCCAGCGCGGCGGCATCAAGCTGCACAAGAACCTGCTGGTCTCGCTGGTGCTGCGCAGCGCCCGCCAGGTCTACCTGAGCGACCCGTGCCCCGGCCTCTACCTGGCGGGCTCCCCGGTGCCGCCGCCGCAGCCCGGGGAGCCGGCGGCCGGGCCACCCGCGGGCTGGGGGGAGCCGCCACCGCCGGCCGCCCGCGCCGCCTGGCCGGAGCCCGAGACGCCGCCGGAGCGCCCCGCCGGCCCGGACGCGCGGCGGGCGGTTGACGCGGAGCCTGCGGCGCCGGGCGCCGGGGACACTCTCCAGGGCGGAGAGGCGGCGGCGACGGCGGAAGCGGCTTGGCGCCGCGCGGAGATTCCGCGCGCGGCGGCGGCCGGGGGCGCCGGGGACCCCGCCGGAGGCGCGGATGTCTGCCCCGAGGGGCCCCGCGCGGCGCACCGCCCTTGTGCCTGCCCCCCGGGAGGCGAGGCCGGGCCGGGGGCGCTGAGCTGTGCGCCGCGGCCGGCCAAGGACGAGCGCCCCGTGCCGCCCCCCGGCTGCCCCAGGAAGCGCGGCGCGGCGGCGGGGGACGGCCCCGCGGACTGCCCGGCACCTGGCTCGAGCCCGCTGAAGAAGCCCCGGCGGCACCCCGAGGAGCCGGCGGGCGGGGCGGCAgccgaggaggaggagatggagaccGGGAACGTGGCCAACCTCATTAGCATCTTCGGGTCCAGCTTCTCGGGACTCTTACGGAAAAGCCCCGCGGGCGGCCGGGAGGAAGCCGAGGCCGAGGAGAGCGGCCCGGAAGCCGCCGAGCCCGGGCAGATCTGCTGCGATCAGCCGGTGCTGAGAGACATCAACCCCTGGAGCACGGCCATCGTGGCCTTCTGA